Proteins encoded by one window of Salmonirosea aquatica:
- a CDS encoding sugar phosphate isomerase/epimerase family protein: MNQLENQPSRRGFLKQATGALIGLTATNTLAQAAIGAEQPAAYSLPLGVCATYDKVDLLKSLGFSFIEESVPAFLLPDGSEVQYEKNLRALRTGQFPIRSYIYFLPGKLKSVGPDVQHEAILERSELVFKRAKETGTKNIVYGSGGSRFIPDGFDRDKAKAQHIDLCRKLAPLAEQYKVALAIEPLNRGETNFINSLAEGVEIIQAVNNPSMRLQCDIYHMLKEDESPDEILKYGQYISHCHIAEKRKRTVPGVDGDDFRPYFRALKKMKYTGGMSLECNWTDFDKEVRQGLAVLKKQLADV, encoded by the coding sequence ATGAACCAACTTGAAAACCAACCGTCGCGGAGAGGATTTTTAAAACAAGCGACTGGCGCACTAATCGGCCTGACCGCTACGAATACCCTCGCTCAGGCGGCAATTGGAGCAGAACAGCCCGCCGCCTATTCATTACCGCTGGGGGTTTGTGCGACCTATGATAAAGTGGATTTGTTAAAAAGTCTGGGCTTTTCGTTTATCGAAGAAAGTGTACCCGCATTTCTCCTGCCCGACGGAAGCGAGGTGCAATACGAGAAGAATCTGCGCGCGCTCAGGACGGGACAATTCCCGATCCGCTCATATATCTATTTTTTGCCGGGCAAACTAAAATCCGTCGGCCCTGATGTGCAGCATGAGGCTATTTTAGAACGGTCTGAACTGGTTTTCAAGCGGGCGAAAGAGACTGGAACAAAGAACATCGTGTATGGAAGCGGCGGCTCGCGGTTCATTCCCGATGGCTTCGACCGGGATAAGGCCAAAGCCCAGCATATCGACCTATGTCGGAAACTGGCACCCCTGGCCGAACAATATAAAGTAGCGTTGGCGATTGAACCGCTCAACCGGGGTGAAACGAATTTTATCAACAGCCTGGCCGAAGGGGTGGAGATTATTCAGGCGGTCAATAACCCCTCGATGCGGCTGCAATGCGATATTTACCACATGCTCAAAGAAGACGAGAGCCCAGACGAGATTCTTAAATATGGTCAGTACATCTCGCATTGCCACATCGCCGAAAAACGGAAACGCACTGTACCCGGCGTAGATGGGGATGATTTTCGGCCTTATTTCCGTGCCTTGAAGAAAATGAAGTATACCGGAGGCATGTCGCTCGAATGTAATTGGACTGATTTCGATAAGGAAGTTAGGCAGGGCCTGGCCGTCCTGAAAAAGCAATTGGCAGATGTGTGA
- a CDS encoding PVC-type heme-binding CxxCH protein — protein MSKPVKRSIKGLFLFLTVALLGFTAFRFIEDDTLPIDRGERIFMVGGNLGSRMINFGHFETEMQVRYPDHQLFIRNMCDPGDTPGFRPRSARFSPWAFPGAEKFQTEFANPSDSQGNFPSDDEWLIRLGADVVVGFFGFSESFQGPAGLDNFKAELDAFLKHSLSIRYNGITPPKMAIVSPIAFEDISDIKDVPNGKKENENLWLYTQGMKEVCEKNKVLFVDAFTPSKEWYAASKEPLTIDGSQLNDEGYQKLGVLLADKIFGKESAKSGTNREMVHKAVMEKNFMWLDDYKIPNGVHAWGRRFNPFGPDNYPYEIDKIRQMTAIRDTAVWAAACNCEGFAIDVAAADKRTRKLPPVKTNFNPEANGSLTYLYGQDALDKLKVPQGYKIELFASEKEFPDLANPVQMTFDNKGRLWVVTMPSYPHYKPGDSKPDDKIMIYEDTNNDGKADKETIFVRGLSVPVGFEITPEGVYVSQGTNLKLFTDTDGDDHADKETIIMSGFDDHDTHHEISAWTSDPSGAMYMGEGVFLHTNVETSYGTVRGTNGGFYRYAPQLHKLERVSQVPIPNPWGIAFDEWGQQIYAETSSPDVRWMLPGTVKPMYGESMDKGVQLIQPDQRVRPTSGLEFVSSRHFPDDVQGNFLINNTIGFLGMKMHTLKDDGTGYKSNFVMDLVKGEDRNFRPVDMEFAPDGSLYFIDWHNILIGHMQHNARDPLRDHVHGRIYRVTYPSRPLVKPAKVAGATVEQLLDNLKLPEYRTRYRTQRELRGRKPAEVLPKITKWVAGLNKKDPKYEHNVLEALWTTWGLDKVDRKLLDQMLHAKDYHARAAAVRVVRYVGHQIPNQTELLKAAAHDPHGRVRLEAIVAASWLDKDDGLAVLEEAKKMPIDSWMEKSFETAEAHLNDRFVKQKQEKKVVAATKAPELDAFARGKEIFSRDGFCATCHQTDGQGLSASGFPPLAGTKWVNGNEERLIKIVLKGLMGPIQVNGKDYAGQVPMTPFGGMLNDEEVAAVLTYVRKSFGNNASAITPEKVKQVRALTEKDGSFYKPAELLKQYPMEK, from the coding sequence ATGTCAAAACCTGTTAAAAGAAGCATAAAAGGCTTATTCCTTTTCCTTACCGTGGCACTGCTCGGATTTACCGCCTTTCGTTTTATCGAAGACGACACGCTGCCCATCGACCGGGGTGAGCGCATCTTCATGGTAGGAGGAAACCTGGGATCGCGGATGATCAACTTCGGGCATTTCGAAACGGAAATGCAGGTACGTTATCCCGATCATCAGCTTTTTATCCGCAACATGTGCGACCCCGGCGATACGCCCGGCTTCCGGCCCCGCTCGGCGCGTTTTTCACCCTGGGCTTTCCCCGGAGCCGAAAAATTTCAGACAGAGTTCGCCAATCCCTCCGACAGCCAGGGTAATTTTCCCTCCGACGACGAATGGCTTATCCGCCTGGGCGCCGATGTGGTAGTGGGTTTCTTCGGTTTCAGTGAATCGTTTCAGGGACCAGCCGGACTGGATAATTTCAAAGCCGAGCTCGACGCTTTTCTGAAGCACAGCCTGTCCATCCGCTACAACGGCATCACGCCGCCCAAAATGGCCATCGTGTCGCCCATCGCTTTTGAAGACATTTCCGACATCAAAGATGTACCCAACGGCAAGAAAGAAAACGAAAACCTGTGGCTTTACACGCAGGGAATGAAGGAAGTTTGCGAAAAAAACAAGGTACTTTTCGTCGATGCCTTCACCCCTTCGAAGGAATGGTACGCCGCCAGCAAAGAACCGCTGACCATCGATGGCTCGCAACTCAACGATGAAGGGTACCAAAAATTAGGCGTACTGCTGGCTGATAAGATTTTCGGTAAAGAATCGGCCAAGTCGGGTACAAACCGCGAAATGGTACATAAAGCCGTGATGGAGAAAAACTTCATGTGGCTCGATGATTACAAGATTCCCAACGGAGTTCACGCCTGGGGCCGACGCTTCAACCCTTTCGGGCCCGACAACTACCCCTACGAAATCGACAAGATCCGGCAGATGACCGCCATCCGCGATACGGCGGTCTGGGCGGCTGCCTGCAACTGCGAGGGCTTCGCCATCGATGTAGCTGCGGCCGACAAGCGTACCCGCAAACTGCCTCCCGTCAAAACCAACTTCAATCCCGAAGCCAACGGCAGCCTGACCTACCTCTACGGCCAGGATGCATTGGACAAATTGAAGGTACCCCAGGGCTACAAAATCGAACTCTTTGCTTCGGAGAAGGAATTTCCCGATCTGGCCAATCCCGTCCAGATGACCTTCGATAACAAGGGCCGCCTGTGGGTGGTGACTATGCCCAGCTACCCTCACTACAAGCCCGGTGACAGCAAGCCTGACGATAAGATCATGATTTATGAGGATACCAACAACGATGGCAAAGCTGATAAAGAAACCATTTTTGTCCGTGGTTTGTCGGTACCTGTGGGCTTTGAAATTACGCCGGAGGGCGTGTACGTATCGCAGGGTACCAACCTGAAACTCTTCACCGACACCGACGGCGACGACCATGCCGATAAGGAAACAATTATCATGAGTGGTTTCGACGACCACGATACCCACCACGAAATCAGCGCCTGGACTTCCGACCCATCGGGTGCCATGTACATGGGCGAAGGCGTGTTCCTGCACACCAACGTCGAGACCTCCTACGGCACGGTGCGGGGTACCAATGGTGGTTTTTACCGCTACGCTCCCCAGCTACACAAGCTAGAGCGCGTATCGCAGGTACCTATTCCCAATCCCTGGGGCATTGCTTTCGACGAGTGGGGGCAACAGATTTATGCCGAAACGTCCAGCCCTGACGTGCGTTGGATGCTGCCCGGTACGGTGAAGCCCATGTACGGCGAGAGTATGGATAAAGGAGTGCAGCTGATCCAACCCGACCAGCGCGTACGACCTACCTCGGGTCTGGAATTTGTTTCAAGTCGCCACTTCCCCGACGATGTACAGGGCAATTTTCTGATCAATAACACCATCGGCTTTCTGGGCATGAAGATGCATACGCTTAAAGATGATGGTACCGGCTACAAAAGCAATTTCGTGATGGATTTGGTGAAAGGCGAAGACCGCAACTTCCGGCCCGTCGATATGGAGTTTGCGCCCGATGGCTCACTGTACTTCATCGACTGGCACAACATTCTGATCGGCCACATGCAACACAATGCCCGCGACCCCCTGCGCGACCACGTCCACGGACGTATCTACCGCGTCACCTACCCTTCGCGGCCGTTGGTAAAACCCGCCAAGGTAGCCGGAGCCACCGTGGAGCAACTGCTCGACAACCTTAAACTACCCGAGTACCGTACCCGCTACCGCACTCAGCGTGAGCTGCGCGGCCGCAAGCCCGCGGAGGTGCTTCCCAAGATCACGAAATGGGTAGCTGGGTTGAACAAGAAAGATCCTAAATACGAACACAACGTACTCGAAGCGCTCTGGACTACCTGGGGTCTGGACAAAGTAGACAGAAAGTTGCTGGATCAGATGCTTCACGCCAAAGACTACCACGCACGCGCCGCTGCCGTGCGGGTGGTGCGTTACGTGGGCCACCAGATTCCCAACCAGACTGAGCTACTCAAAGCAGCTGCCCACGATCCCCACGGCAGGGTAAGGCTGGAAGCAATTGTAGCCGCTTCCTGGTTGGACAAAGACGATGGGTTAGCCGTGTTGGAAGAGGCCAAGAAAATGCCAATCGACTCCTGGATGGAAAAATCGTTCGAAACTGCCGAAGCGCATTTAAATGATCGGTTTGTCAAACAAAAACAAGAGAAGAAGGTAGTTGCGGCTACGAAGGCTCCCGAACTCGATGCCTTTGCCCGAGGTAAGGAAATATTTTCCCGGGATGGTTTCTGTGCTACCTGCCATCAGACCGACGGCCAAGGACTTTCCGCCTCCGGTTTTCCACCGCTGGCGGGCACGAAGTGGGTGAATGGCAACGAAGAGCGTCTGATCAAAATCGTACTGAAAGGTCTTATGGGTCCAATTCAGGTGAATGGAAAAGATTACGCAGGCCAGGTACCCATGACGCCTTTTGGCGGCATGCTCAACGACGAGGAAGTAGCCGCGGTACTGACCTATGTCCGAAAATCATTTGGCAATAATGCGTCGGCCATCACGCCCGAAAAAGTAAAGCAGGTTCGCGCCCTGACCGAGAAAGACGGATCATTTTACAAACCCGCCGAACTGTTGAAGCAGTACCCGATGGAGAAATAG
- a CDS encoding sulfatase-like hydrolase/transferase, whose translation MKQTFKSSIFRLSVVLISALGLSAGTPAPKSKAPAGKPNIILIFTDDQRYNTIHALGDAQVITPNLDRLVQQGTTFTHAYNMGAWGGAVCVTSRAMLVTGMTVWDVYKEEKDYSRLFNKQGFWPQQMKKAGYETYMTGKWHVKQKVEDIFDHVVHERPGMPNQTPEGYNRPLSRTDTTWQPWDKKYDGFWEGGTHWTQVVADDAINYIGEASKKDTPFFMYLAFNSPHDPRQAPKRWVDRYPVDDIKLPVSYLDEYPFKEEMGAGKELRDEKLAPFPRTPYAVKKNIQEYYASISYTDEQIGRILEALRKSGKLDNTYIFFTADHGLAVGHHGLMGKQSMFDHSMRPPLIVSGPDIPKNQKRDQNVYLQDIMATALDLAGSTKPAHVYFNSLLPYIKNKNAPSQYPSIYGCYMDRQRMVRTDRYKLIVYPKASKTLLFDLKKDPEEMHDIADLASSKPILKDLKAKLIQQQQEMNDELDLSAYL comes from the coding sequence ATGAAACAGACATTCAAATCCTCGATTTTCCGCCTCTCGGTCGTTCTGATTTCCGCACTGGGCCTATCCGCGGGTACCCCCGCCCCAAAAAGCAAGGCTCCGGCAGGCAAGCCGAACATTATCCTCATTTTCACCGACGACCAGCGCTACAATACCATCCACGCCCTGGGCGATGCGCAGGTGATTACCCCCAACCTGGACCGCCTCGTGCAACAAGGTACCACCTTCACGCACGCTTACAACATGGGAGCCTGGGGAGGTGCGGTTTGCGTTACCAGTCGGGCCATGTTAGTGACAGGTATGACGGTCTGGGATGTGTATAAGGAAGAAAAGGACTACTCCAGGCTGTTTAATAAGCAAGGTTTTTGGCCTCAGCAAATGAAAAAGGCAGGCTACGAAACCTATATGACAGGAAAATGGCATGTCAAGCAAAAAGTAGAGGACATTTTTGATCATGTGGTCCATGAGCGGCCGGGAATGCCCAATCAAACCCCGGAGGGGTATAACCGGCCGTTGTCAAGGACAGATACCACCTGGCAGCCCTGGGATAAAAAATACGATGGTTTTTGGGAAGGCGGAACCCACTGGACTCAGGTAGTGGCCGATGACGCTATCAACTACATCGGTGAAGCATCGAAAAAAGATACCCCGTTTTTTATGTATTTGGCTTTCAACTCACCGCATGATCCACGTCAGGCTCCCAAACGGTGGGTAGACCGCTATCCTGTGGATGATATTAAACTTCCGGTGAGCTATCTGGATGAATACCCTTTTAAAGAAGAGATGGGTGCTGGTAAAGAGCTTAGGGATGAAAAACTGGCTCCTTTTCCGCGTACTCCCTATGCCGTAAAAAAGAATATCCAGGAATATTATGCCAGCATTTCGTATACCGACGAGCAGATCGGCCGGATTTTGGAAGCCCTTCGTAAAAGTGGGAAACTAGATAATACCTATATTTTCTTTACTGCTGATCATGGCCTGGCCGTGGGCCATCATGGGCTCATGGGCAAACAAAGTATGTTCGACCACAGTATGCGCCCACCACTGATTGTAAGCGGCCCAGATATTCCCAAAAATCAAAAAAGAGATCAGAACGTCTACCTACAGGACATCATGGCCACCGCCCTGGATCTGGCGGGTAGCACAAAACCCGCCCACGTATATTTCAACAGCCTGCTGCCCTATATAAAAAATAAAAATGCCCCCAGCCAGTACCCCAGTATTTACGGCTGTTATATGGACCGGCAAAGGATGGTAAGGACTGACCGCTACAAGCTGATCGTATATCCCAAAGCTTCAAAAACCCTTCTGTTCGATTTAAAGAAAGATCCTGAAGAAATGCATGATATCGCCGATCTAGCATCTAGCAAACCTATTTTGAAGGACCTGAAGGCGAAACTGATTCAGCAACAACAGGAAATGAACGATGAACTAGACCTTAGCGCCTACCTGTAA
- a CDS encoding RagB/SusD family nutrient uptake outer membrane protein, with protein sequence MRHSFSKVLLGITFLFASSCSDDFLDRIPTDSLNESNFWHNETELKQYANTLYQNFVGHSTATSQSPLVAADNQSDNMVPLNFDLVAAGKNIVPTSGGGWNWTLIRSCNYFLARYNQTPISQEIKDKYAGEVRFFKAWDYYNKVVDFGDVPWLSKDLTTNSPELYAPRDSRVLVMDSLLATINTAIANLPTKGQAEAGRINKDIALVLKARICLFEGTFRKYRGIAGSEKFLQEAIAASDQLINEQHYQVYSTGKPGSDYAALFNSLDLSNNKEIIFYKAYETGLLGNATSWNIQLNNFNTSVSKSLVESYLAIDGKPISQSPLYMGDDSIQAEMKNRDPRLTQTVVYPGTGIQAGYGAAAIPGSGFSGVGIVPTGYQLAKYWVPDQTEFVRIQNGILDAPIYRYAEVLLINAEAKAEMGQATQEVLDKTVNLLRKRVGMPPMVIGSLVKDQNSDFPEIPVLLDEIRRERRVELAIEGLRYEDLVRWKAGRLLNKPVLGMKFIQSQYPKAVVGSSIFVNDEGYILPYANSLPGGRTFDETKNYFLPLPLDELGLNPNLTQNPGW encoded by the coding sequence ATGAGACATAGTTTTTCAAAAGTACTACTGGGAATCACCTTCCTTTTCGCCTCTTCCTGTTCCGATGATTTTCTGGATCGCATTCCCACGGATTCGTTGAATGAAAGTAATTTTTGGCATAATGAGACCGAACTGAAGCAGTATGCCAACACCCTTTACCAGAATTTTGTCGGCCACTCCACGGCCACTTCTCAAAGTCCCCTGGTGGCGGCCGACAACCAGAGCGACAACATGGTTCCACTGAATTTCGATCTGGTGGCAGCGGGCAAAAACATCGTACCTACCTCGGGCGGGGGCTGGAACTGGACTCTGATCCGATCGTGCAATTATTTTTTAGCCCGGTACAACCAGACCCCGATCAGTCAGGAAATAAAAGACAAGTATGCCGGCGAAGTGCGTTTTTTCAAAGCTTGGGATTATTACAATAAAGTGGTTGATTTTGGCGATGTACCCTGGCTTTCGAAAGACCTCACCACTAATTCCCCGGAGTTGTACGCACCCCGCGACAGCCGGGTGCTGGTCATGGATTCTTTGCTGGCTACCATCAATACCGCCATCGCCAACCTACCCACCAAAGGTCAGGCCGAAGCGGGGCGGATCAACAAGGATATCGCCCTGGTGCTGAAAGCCCGGATTTGTCTGTTCGAAGGTACCTTTAGAAAATACCGCGGCATTGCCGGAAGTGAGAAATTTTTGCAGGAAGCCATCGCGGCGTCCGATCAGCTCATCAATGAGCAGCACTACCAGGTATATTCTACCGGAAAACCGGGATCGGATTATGCGGCCCTGTTCAATTCGCTGGATCTGAGCAACAACAAGGAAATCATTTTTTACAAAGCCTACGAAACCGGTCTGCTCGGAAACGCCACTTCGTGGAATATCCAACTCAACAATTTCAATACAAGCGTTTCCAAATCGTTAGTAGAGTCCTACCTGGCCATCGACGGAAAACCCATCTCGCAAAGTCCCCTCTACATGGGTGACGACAGCATCCAGGCGGAAATGAAAAACCGGGACCCCCGGCTGACCCAGACGGTGGTGTATCCGGGAACGGGCATCCAGGCTGGCTATGGAGCCGCTGCGATTCCCGGTTCGGGATTCAGCGGCGTGGGTATTGTGCCCACCGGCTATCAACTGGCCAAGTATTGGGTACCCGACCAGACCGAATTCGTCCGCATTCAGAATGGTATCCTGGATGCCCCGATTTATCGGTACGCCGAAGTGCTGCTCATCAATGCCGAAGCAAAAGCAGAAATGGGCCAGGCCACGCAGGAAGTCCTGGATAAAACCGTGAATCTGCTACGCAAAAGAGTGGGCATGCCTCCTATGGTCATCGGTAGTTTGGTAAAAGATCAAAACTCGGATTTTCCTGAAATTCCGGTACTATTGGACGAAATCAGGCGGGAGCGAAGGGTAGAACTGGCCATCGAGGGTCTCCGTTATGAAGATCTGGTTCGTTGGAAAGCGGGCCGTCTGCTCAACAAGCCTGTTTTAGGCATGAAGTTCATTCAAAGCCAGTACCCCAAGGCAGTGGTCGGTAGTAGTATTTTTGTAAACGACGAAGGCTATATCCTGCCGTATGCCAATTCCCTGCCGGGCGGTCGTACTTTCGATGAAACAAAAAATTATTTCCTGCCGCTCCCGTTGGATGAACTCGGACTTAATCCGAATCTGACCCAGAATCCGGGCTGGTAG
- a CDS encoding SusC/RagA family TonB-linked outer membrane protein, giving the protein MISYSGSLQFNKPTYLPDLLTTEEYLESQNVAQRNLNGSQKYSDEQLQWVRDYKADPVNNPSYHILPNGKIFWNASNDVIEAMVKPWAPGQNHTINVNGGNAKTSYYVSAGALNQDGLFKTSTDVFKRYNFTTNVSTELATWLTVGAKANYISTSYDEPHKYPNKGSDWWEQMTRGEPQVLFPAKTPAGSPVGEGIATENFVNFLESGSRRVNNSATGIYSINADAYVIEGLKISGNFSYTSMRQNIKEHQVAFPYIRDTWIPQISGTSPSFVQRDFNASDYFATNLFADYSTVINQKHSLAALVGYNQEWYNFTGARIKRQDLISGGVPVLNLATGPITSTDEQTSWAIRGVFARFNYDYMGKYLIEFNSRYDGTSRFPSGRRFGYFPSVSAGWRISKEKFMDSFFRVLQDLKFRASYGSLGNQLLNENFPYVSLFDINQQVPFILSGALPLGISAPGLVSPDLTWEKVSTLDFGADANLWGRLNLGFDWYKRTTSGMLVAGDRLPAVLGTSVPQRNGAELQTTGFEFSAKWIGQTQMTHPIKYDLGLVLSNYKAVITKFDNNPNKLINNYYVGQSVGEIWGFETVGIFQNTGDVPNAANQDQLGNSGKWGAGDIQYADLNGDKVITRGANTVDNPGDQRIIGNTTPKYQYGIVGNLSWHNFDFNLLLQGVGKRDFVPRGSYFWGAINNAGAVGTREVYQDSWSTENPEGYYPIYKANSSFNILPQTRFLQSSAYLRLKNISLGYTVPLKAIQKIRLTNARLYVTGQNLWEYTKLKGNFDPEVTGSGDVGVFYPLQRVVSFGVQLSL; this is encoded by the coding sequence GTGATCAGTTATTCGGGGAGTCTGCAATTTAACAAACCTACCTACCTGCCCGACCTTCTGACTACCGAGGAGTACCTCGAATCACAAAACGTGGCGCAGAGGAATCTGAATGGAAGTCAGAAATATTCGGATGAGCAACTCCAATGGGTACGGGACTACAAGGCTGATCCTGTCAATAACCCCAGCTACCACATCCTGCCCAATGGTAAAATTTTCTGGAATGCTTCCAACGATGTAATCGAGGCCATGGTGAAGCCGTGGGCACCGGGCCAGAACCATACCATCAATGTCAACGGCGGAAACGCCAAAACCTCCTACTACGTGTCGGCCGGAGCTCTTAATCAGGATGGTTTGTTCAAAACTTCCACCGACGTTTTCAAACGGTACAATTTCACGACCAACGTCAGCACCGAACTGGCCACCTGGCTTACCGTAGGGGCTAAGGCCAACTACATCTCCACCAGCTACGACGAGCCGCATAAGTACCCCAACAAAGGTTCCGACTGGTGGGAGCAAATGACACGGGGCGAGCCCCAGGTTTTGTTCCCGGCCAAAACCCCGGCGGGCTCACCGGTGGGAGAAGGCATTGCCACGGAAAATTTTGTCAATTTTCTGGAAAGCGGCTCCCGGAGGGTCAACAATTCGGCCACCGGAATTTACAGCATCAATGCGGATGCCTATGTCATAGAGGGTTTGAAAATCAGTGGCAATTTTTCGTATACCTCCATGCGGCAGAATATCAAGGAACATCAGGTGGCCTTTCCTTACATCCGGGATACCTGGATCCCCCAGATTTCGGGTACTTCGCCCTCGTTCGTACAGCGCGATTTCAACGCATCGGATTACTTTGCGACCAACCTCTTTGCCGATTACAGCACCGTCATCAATCAAAAACACAGTCTGGCGGCTTTGGTAGGCTACAATCAGGAATGGTACAATTTTACCGGTGCCCGGATCAAGCGGCAGGACTTGATCAGCGGCGGCGTGCCGGTACTGAACCTGGCCACGGGTCCCATCACCAGCACCGACGAGCAGACATCCTGGGCGATACGCGGCGTGTTCGCCCGCTTCAATTATGACTACATGGGCAAGTACCTGATCGAATTCAATAGCCGCTACGATGGTACCTCCCGGTTCCCGTCCGGTCGTCGGTTCGGCTACTTTCCGTCGGTATCGGCAGGCTGGAGAATTTCGAAGGAAAAATTCATGGACTCCTTTTTCCGGGTACTGCAGGATCTCAAATTCCGCGCCTCGTACGGAAGTCTGGGAAATCAATTGTTGAATGAAAACTTCCCGTACGTTTCTCTCTTCGACATCAACCAGCAGGTACCTTTCATTCTGAGTGGCGCGCTGCCACTTGGCATTTCGGCGCCCGGCCTGGTGAGCCCTGATTTGACCTGGGAGAAAGTTTCCACGCTCGATTTCGGGGCCGATGCCAACCTTTGGGGCAGGCTCAACCTGGGTTTCGACTGGTACAAAAGAACCACTTCGGGCATGCTGGTGGCTGGCGACCGCCTGCCGGCGGTCCTGGGTACCTCGGTTCCCCAACGGAATGGCGCCGAACTGCAAACCACGGGATTCGAATTCAGTGCGAAGTGGATCGGCCAGACCCAAATGACGCATCCCATCAAGTATGACCTTGGCCTCGTGCTGTCGAACTACAAGGCCGTTATCACCAAATTCGATAACAACCCCAACAAACTGATCAACAATTATTACGTCGGACAATCCGTGGGCGAAATCTGGGGGTTCGAAACGGTAGGAATATTCCAGAATACCGGGGATGTACCCAATGCTGCCAATCAGGACCAGCTCGGTAATTCGGGTAAATGGGGCGCGGGCGACATCCAGTACGCCGATCTGAACGGAGACAAAGTCATTACCCGGGGTGCCAATACGGTCGATAATCCGGGCGATCAGCGGATCATTGGCAATACGACGCCCAAGTACCAATATGGCATTGTCGGCAACCTATCCTGGCATAATTTCGATTTCAACCTGCTACTGCAAGGCGTCGGAAAACGGGATTTCGTTCCCAGGGGCAGTTATTTTTGGGGAGCCATCAACAACGCCGGGGCCGTGGGTACCCGGGAAGTGTACCAGGATTCATGGTCAACGGAGAACCCCGAAGGATACTACCCTATTTATAAAGCAAACTCATCCTTCAACATTCTGCCACAGACCCGTTTTTTACAAAGTTCGGCCTACCTACGGCTGAAAAATATTTCGCTCGGCTACACAGTTCCGCTGAAAGCCATTCAAAAAATCAGACTCACCAATGCCCGGCTGTACGTTACGGGCCAGAATCTCTGGGAATACACCAAGTTGAAAGGAAATTTCGATCCGGAAGTTACCGGTTCCGGCGATGTAGGCGTGTTTTATCCCTTACAGCGCGTGGTATCATTTGGGGTTCAGTTATCGCTTTAA
- a CDS encoding carboxypeptidase-like regulatory domain-containing protein produces MFKPLRLTRLTGLALLLAFLLPASVFSQTLAFVQQRTVRNAPKMVKLKTLLLQVQQHYNVEIVFEDRLVSSQSIASEALDYSLPIERNLDTILRSTNLKFKKIRKGTFVITEVKSGSETSSRALKTDLESVAASLPAEAATTPFQIDTPERAQAEAPKRMVRGTVLDESGTGLPGVSVVIKETTRGTTTNAEGTFELEVPSDESILIFSFVGYKNQELVVGSQQQLSVSMVPESRSLDEVVVVGYGTKKRENVTGAIAQISGEALTSRPITKLGQALQGLIPNLNITNPDGNPNANPTFNIRGTTSLTGGSALVLVDGIQMDMNLLNPADVESITVLKDAASAAIYGARGPSASFWSRPRKVPKTANR; encoded by the coding sequence ATGTTCAAACCACTACGACTAACCCGGCTGACTGGGCTGGCCCTACTGCTGGCCTTCCTGCTCCCGGCGTCGGTATTTTCGCAAACCCTGGCTTTTGTCCAGCAGCGTACCGTACGGAATGCACCCAAGATGGTCAAGTTAAAAACCCTCCTTCTTCAGGTACAGCAGCATTACAATGTCGAGATCGTATTTGAAGACCGGCTTGTGAGTAGTCAAAGCATAGCCTCCGAAGCGCTGGATTATTCGCTGCCCATCGAGCGTAATCTTGATACCATTTTGCGCAGCACCAATTTGAAATTCAAGAAAATCCGTAAGGGTACCTTCGTCATCACGGAAGTCAAATCGGGGAGTGAAACCTCATCGCGCGCCTTGAAAACCGACCTGGAGTCAGTAGCTGCCAGCCTGCCAGCCGAGGCTGCGACTACCCCATTCCAGATCGACACCCCGGAGCGAGCACAAGCAGAAGCCCCGAAACGCATGGTGCGCGGCACGGTACTCGACGAAAGCGGGACCGGCCTCCCGGGCGTGAGCGTGGTGATTAAGGAAACGACCCGGGGTACCACGACCAACGCCGAAGGTACCTTTGAGCTGGAGGTACCCTCCGACGAATCTATTCTGATATTCAGCTTTGTGGGCTACAAAAACCAGGAGCTTGTGGTAGGAAGCCAGCAGCAGCTCAGCGTGTCGATGGTACCCGAAAGCCGCTCGCTCGATGAGGTAGTGGTGGTAGGGTATGGCACGAAAAAACGTGAAAATGTAACGGGCGCGATTGCCCAAATCAGTGGCGAAGCCTTAACCAGCCGTCCCATCACCAAACTCGGGCAAGCCCTGCAAGGGCTGATCCCGAACCTGAACATCACCAATCCTGACGGAAATCCCAACGCAAACCCCACGTTTAACATTCGGGGTACCACCTCACTGACGGGCGGCAGCGCGCTGGTTTTGGTCGATGGCATTCAGATGGACATGAACCTGCTCAACCCGGCGGATGTCGAGAGCATTACAGTGTTGAAAGACGCCGCCTCGGCCGCGATTTATGGCGCACGGGGGCCTTCGGCGTCATTCTGGTCACGACCAAGAAAGGTACCAAAGACCGCAAACCGGTGA